The Chanos chanos chromosome 9, fChaCha1.1, whole genome shotgun sequence genome includes the window AGACACACTGAGTACATAAGCCTTTTCTGAATGAACATTATTCTCTTAAAGATTTTACCAACGGCCATTCCTATCATTCCCCACTCCTCAAAACTCTGTGTTGTCATCCTCACGTTTCCCTCCCATTCCTCCTCCCTCGTTACTACAGTAAGCCAGCGTGGAGGGTCAGAGTCCAATGACAACTCGACACCGAAACTTTTAGACTTCCCCTTATACtgaaaaacatgcacaaacaaccAGCAAAATCCCAAACATatagcagagacagacacagcaaacaTAGGCACCCTGATCCCAACCACTCAGCTCCCGCCCCAGTCAcaccccaaaaacacaccacacacacacacacacacacacacacacacacacacacacacgcacgcacacacagaaagaaaggagagagagagggagggagagagagagagagagagagagagagagagagagagagagagagagaaccacttTGGTTTAAGGAGATAAAGGTTATAGACAAAGATTGGTTTCATCACAGTTTATAATTATGAAATAATAGATATAATAATAGTGTCTTGTCCATTGACCATTAAACTGAACCTTTAGTTTCATTTAAAAGCAATGTTTAGCAGAAGGCAGCAATCACACCACTCCCATTAATATATGCTTTAAATTCTTGACAGTTATTCAAAGGGATTATGATTAactgcagaaagaaaaagtatGATCTAAAAACTATTTGCATAACAGCTTGCgtaaaaaatgtttgtgaaggAACGCTTTAGGCACAATTTTCTAAACCGAATCACAACCAGTGCACTCAacatgagcagtgcagtattTAAATTTACAACAATTTACAGTTTGGCATTTCGCAGACGTTTTTAACCAGAGCAACTTGtaataagtgcatcaatcagattaCATTGCCCCATAAGCAAACATCACAACAAGGCTGTAGATTAATTGCCCTCAGTATCACGCTCCTGAAATTCTGTGACAATTAAACGATAGAAAACAAGACTTGGAAGATGGGGACAAggtcagtatgtttttttttttttaaggtttgtgGCATAGAAAgagaggttaggcagtgggggacaggtgtttaaaaaaatacttgaaTGTTCAGTGggtattttcagtcattcacatCCAAATGTCTCATACTGTTACATGTCTCTTAGGTTACCCAGTTCCCTTTGGGATTCATCTTGCCTTTATCTGATGCCTGTTCACACCCACAATAGCTTATTACCGAGAGGCTCCAAAGTAGTAAAACTTTGTTTGACACCCATTGTGGGGACAGACAGGTCAGACAAATTACAGCATTTGCATGAGAGACAGTGATTCttctcacatacacatcagtTCTCTGCAGAGGTGATCTTACAGAAGGTACAAAGCACCAAGTGAAGACCGTAGTTGTTTTGAACAAACCACGTCATGCTGGGTAGAGATTGTACTGTCTGCCTGGCTAGGCCTTCTGTTCTGAGCTGATAGGAAGATTGGTAGCTGATCTGACgtagagatacagagagattaAAAGATAGTGAGTACAGgcactgcttttgtttgtgttttttagttagtgtgtatttatgagagggggggggcgagagagaaagagagagagagagagagagagagagagagagtttgtgcgTGCATTAGACAGAGTGCAAGACTGAGACATGATGGAACATATGACATGTGTCCCTGTCAGCTGATAAGACCATACAACAGAATCcaacaaaacaaagtttttatttatttattttttgggctGAGTAATCACTGTTTAAGTATCTTTGCCATGCTCAGGATTTCTTCAGACTATTGTACCACCTAGTGGTGAGACTCTGATACTTCATATGTGAAAACATCGATATTGGAGTGGATAAAAGCAAGACTGTTCTTGCTAATGTTTGTTACTTTTCCCTTTGCTTTTATTATTTCTGTAAGATGTCAGtttgaaaaaagagacagtgatgATCAACATGTAACTGATTCTTCTTTGTCATCatatattgtttaaaaaattgACAGATGATACTTTTCCAGTATTAGGCTTAAGACTCCTCAAGCACAGGCAtgcaatcatacacacacacacacacatacacatacgcacgcacacacacaattagagTTTCTAACTGAATGGATTCAGCACAGAATTACAAAAATGGAGGTTGTTTTGCCACATAGCGATACATTCGTTGATGAGTAGATCAGAGGGTGTGATAACGTTTAGAACCTGTGTAAACGaacaaactaaaacagaaaGATGGATCTGTCCTCAAAAAAGCTCACACAAAGAAACATTAGGACTTCTTCGTAATATACCCATACCCTTCAGAAGATTTTTGACATATTCCAGCTCGACTTACCATATCACACATTTCCTCACACACTGAAAGGTGCTTTAGCTTTGCTCTTAACACGACACAGTCATGGACTATGTTTCACTACTAGAGGCAATGAATATATTTCCACTACGCTGGCTCTGGTATTGCACTGTCACATAAAACTATAGATCCATTTTATTATTGGATGTTCAAATACTGTATTCATCAGGAAcaacctttttttgttgttgttgtttcataaTTAAATACAGGAATATTGACATGAATATGGAAGGTAATCATTTGGAGCAGACAAAGAGATTTTCCATTGTGTAATGACCTAAAAAATagaattcattaaaacatatattaattccataattaaaaaaaaagcaaaaaatatgtaaacattttaaatacatcaCATTCATGTtggaatttgtgtttttgttttttatttaaggGTGAGGACCGTGATTTGAAGGTGATTTCACAGTCGCGTGGACAGAAGCTGTCCCTGAGACTGTTCGGTGCTGTCTGGTGGCATGTCAGGTCTTGAAAACTGCCTTGTTTGACATTTCCTCCTCAATACAATAGCCATGGCAATAATGAGAGCAACAGACAAACCAATTGGCAAGCCAATTTTAAGGCCCACAATCCTGCTGGcttctgtaaaaacaaatatacaaacaaaacaattaaaacatagTTTACTGACTTCAcacaatactctctctctctctctctctctctctctctcttttgcaccCACCTAGAGACAATCGTTTTATCTTTGGCTCATCCATGCTGCTGTGTTGAATCCTGCAGAAATAATAACTGTGTCCTTCACTAGGACTTAGGAGAAGCGTCAGCCGAATCTGGAAGGTTCCATCTCCATTTGGGacctcctcctccctcagcaGTCTGTGTTCAGGTACTAGCTCCTGGTTGTCCTCTCTAACCCAGCTCAATATCGCCCCCTTCGGGAAGTACCCTGTAGCCATACACAAGGCTTGGTCTTTTCTGGAAAGCACCTGGACCATCACTTCTGGGGATTCTGTGAGttgagagacaaaacacagggTTTATTTGAGTCACATTAAGTAGTAAATGTCTCAGATTATACTCGTAATGAGTCAGGaacaatggagaaaaaagtTGAGAACTAGTTCATGATAGTTATGTAAATTTCATACTAAATACTTAATACTAAATCCTGAAATTACATATAGATGAAAAGCTAttgaaaatctttaaaaaaaaaaagggatacaTAAGAATAGGTTTTACACGGTCTGAGATGTATGTagtgttcagtttgtgtcaATACATGCATCAGATTTATAATAACACAATTTTCACAGACTTATGGCTGAGTGATTTTAGCgtgttttatgaatgttttatgaatgagGCACCAGGTGTTAACTATCTAATGCTTTTTGCTCAGAAATCAATCTGAATGGCCATTTTGTAAGATTACactatttgttgtttttttgcctccTACTTTAATGATCAGGCAAAGGTTGTCCTGTCTTGCCTGAGAAGTTGGTGTATGTGCCATGGTTATGTTGGTATTTAGGATAAACGTTCAATCAGCTACTAATCAAAGGCCTGAAAAAACGAGTTAAACCACTCTGAAGTCAGGCAATTTCTTCAATAAGCCAATGAACAGCTGACTTGTGGCAAAAGTCTGGCCATACACAATCCTCTCAGTAATCCTTCGGACATTTGTTACTTCAGATATGCTTCTGTGTCCCTTACTCTTTATCTGTTGAGCCCTCTGTAGGAATGACTTGAGCCGTTCAAGACAGATGGTGTCCACATAGTGTCCCACATCCCTAGTCCAAACCTTGTCCCGTTTCCATTGTTGCTCCAGCTGCTTTGCAGCATGCTGGTCAACAGGGGGCGCAACCGCCGACCAATCCTTTGACTCTGAGTCAAATCTCAAAAAATCTTGTCCATTATGGGCATTATAAATCCCACCCCAGGCACCCTTTCCTTCAGTGAATCCACACTCACATTTTGCTTGAAAGATATGCATCtctcctggaaaaaaaagagcgagagagagagagagagaaagaaagagagagagaaatgtatacCTCCACAGTAATGCCCCACTGATACACAtattgatttgaaaaaaaaaaaaaaaaatctgtgtcagtgtctttgtgcaatttaatcagttaattttttttttcagacaatcTACTGTCTCTTGTAATTAATGTTAAAATGACTTAACTACTCATAAATGGTTTGCTTTTatataaatttatttatttaattaatttatttcttttctgatAAATGCTTGGATATACACGAGCATATAAATACACTGTTACGAATAGGGAGAATTCACTGACCAGTAGGCTATAGCATGTCAGGATGCAACAACAATTAGCCTCAGCTAAAACActataaaaatgtctaaatatATTCCGACGTTTCCAATTATGACTCAGGAAAACACTGTCAGACAAACGGAGTACGGATTCTGCTTAGTACCACATCTACCGaaatatttaatgaacaaatttaacagaacaaaaacagctttacaTCAGGTTTCTTAATTCTGAACCCGGTACACACAACGACGGAGATCTTAATCATCAAGTTTAGTCACAGACAAGGTAGAGATAACACACCACTTAATTGTTTAAAGTAGGCTACacacgaaaaagaaaaacgttttaGCCTAGTCACATGTTGTCGCTGTGCATACTGGGAAGAGCCCCAACATCACGGTTACTTTTCCTTGCTGCTCTGGAGAGCGCCGCAACAATGTTATAACCTTCGAGTTTAGACTCGCGATTTATCCGTTTCTGATAAGTCAGCGAGAGTAGTTAAAACTACGTGGAATTAAAACTATGTATAAATTGTGTCTGCTCATCGAAAACAAGCACAACGTCCGTGCACAAAAATTGGTCAGTTTGTGATTGACAGTGCTGCACCCATGAAATTCCTTTGCACCTGTCAGAGTCGATTGGCGTAATTTTTAACGCCGATACAGAGCTCGTGAGGTGAATTAAGAACCGATTTGTACCCCACCTCTACTGTGATTGAAATGTTTTTCCATCATGGAAGAAAAGCGGTCCTGGTCATCCCAGCGGGCTAGTGTCTCTCGTTCCCAGAACTCACTATCCTGCGTCATCCAGTCCACCGTGGGAATATCTTTCTTGCTGTTACTGTCGTAGCGGTCTATTTGAAGTCCGTCCAGGATTCCCACTGACAAAAAGTTTGTTTGACCAAGGCCATCGATGGTCAAAGTGTACAGATAGCTCAAGTAGTGAGATTCTTCAGTGGGGCTGTCTGGAGAAAGATTGAGAAGGGAGAGCATTCAGGAAAACGGGAGAGGAAGAAGcccagaacgagagagagagagagtttactaGCATTTATGCATGTCTAGACAACCCATTTTCCTATTTTATAGCCTAACAAGAATACACAGTCGGGACTTCTTAACTCTTCATATCGTCAGTCGTTTTTCAATTACCTGCCAGTGACGATACCAACAGCGTCGATAGGGCATATATAAACAAAGCGGATGCCATGAACGAATGATATTACAGTCAGTGGCTCACTAGCTGTAGAATTCAATACATGGATTCAGAATAAAAGATATTAAATTAAAGCGTTTAAACCGCACGCAGACCAGGAAGGAGCAAAGTCTAAATATGAAGCTATGTACTGTGGTTGCATAACACGCACGGCACTTCCtagttcttcctttttttttttttgcattcgtGTGTGTCACTCTTGTTGAGATGGCTAGCCTTCCACACTTACTTCCTGAGATAGATTACTGGGGGAGATTACACTATGTTTTGAGATGAGTCACTGAGATAAGTAAAGGTGTAATACAAATGCAATACAGCtattgtaaataaaatatttaattgttATTATCACATCAGGAATGTTATATTGCCCCTGCTGCTTAATGTCTTGTCTTGTTATTCGTGCAGAAATATAATTGTTTTGTTGCAGATAATTTACTCATGGCAGTGTGACACCAAACAGGTGCTCATTGATTGATTATTCATAAATTTTCTAGCACTTTTTGTTGATCTGTTGTTTAACTGTTGTTTCATGGTGTCCCTGCAACCGCTTTTCTTTAGGTATCACAAAATACGCTCCGCCATTAGGCTACTTTTTGTTATTTTAGCAACACactctccaaaaacaaacaagcaaactgtGTAAAGAGTGTAAAGAAATGTCTTCTTCTTTGCAGTGCTAAACTAATATTTCAAACCTTTGTGAATTCTCAGTAGGTCCgatatttaaacaaaacatctgtGCAATTTGAGTGTGTTGTGGTTTGCCCACCATCTCTTCTCGTAACTTTGTAAAATAACTAAGTCTACCCGTATGTCATTCTGTAACCGAACATAGCTGTGGGTGCAGATTTTCCTGTGTTTACGTTTATTTCCATGGAGATGAGGCGGACAAAGAGTCGTGTTCAAATACACTGTGTTCCTTTCAGgcaaattctgtttgtttaaaaaatgcaaatacaacaCTGTGTTTTACCTCTTTAATTCCTAGGATCATGACCGCTACTCCTGTTTCTTTCCCCTCTTGTCAGACGATGCCAGTGGAACGTTTATGCAAAGACTGTACCCATCATTGTTCCACAGTTCCCTGGAAAACCGATATATGTCAACGTCTGTTGCAGGCACTTTTATAACCGTACTCAACCCTTGCTTTCATCCACTCATTTTTATCACTGAAGTGTATGGATGAAAACCAGTTTCCCAGAAAGCGTTGATGTCATGCGTTTGTGCTATACTTGATTTCAGATACATAATCCTTTCTTTTATCTCCTTGATATAAGTATCAGCAATTTTCTCATATTTCTGGGGACTGTATTTACTGCTGTCAAGCACCTTGCTTTTACCactatttttcagttttgtatcTTTAATGAAGTGTGAGTTGAAACCACTTTTAtgctgtgaatattttttttaaacatataaatCAGTATTACTCctgaaacagtaaaataaataaaactattttttcTGGGTCAGAAGCTATTTAGTTATTTACTAAATAAGAAGTTTTGCTGCCTATTACTTTCAGAGCAGTTTTCATCCTTTTTGGAATATTGGCACTAATTCAGTAATTGCAGAACTCATCCAAAGGCGGTAGTTCATGCTTTTGTCCATGGAACCACTTTGATCCATCTAAGCAGTCTGTAGTGGTGCTATCAACCTGGAGTACAGGAGCATCTTCAAGGAATTATGTTTATACAGTAGAGTAAGTGTCGTCACCTGTAACCGCGGTGTATTACTTGGTCATAATTCTGTCAAGTTATAAACAGATCGGGTGACTTCACAAAAAGACTGCCCAGACGGACAGGTTCTCAGTTCATTACTGCACTGCACATTGGGCCTCACGCAAGAACCACTCGTACAAACAGATTTGTTCTTAAGTGGCTTGTTCAAGTGATTTAGGAGAAGTTACCACATTCAGCAATCATATCATATTTTGAATTTTCTCTTAGGCACGAACACAATTTACGAGTGGTCCAGACCTGTCGCAGGAGTCATGTGCTGTTAGTTTGCTGTTATCCAAACCTAAGTTTCTCACTAATGGATTGTATATGTCATTTCTTTGAAGCAATTTTGAGTTTGAAAATCTtatattcataattattttgACATTATCCTGCCTGACTCTACAATTCGATTAATATAATTCTAAATTTACTCATATAGTCCAACGATATCATCATTAATTTAAACTGGCTATTGGTGCTATTGTATAACTGCACAATATCAATATGAACATTGATATTGCGCTCTAATAGGAGGTTAATTTGTCTCTGTATATAATGAGGTTAACGGGAAGTGTAACCAGTCGCATCATAGCCGACTTTACTCTTTCGGATGCCTTAGCGCATCAGGCCCTTGGAAGACAGCATGTCTTTAGCCTTATATGGTATTATTGGAGCATTAATTATGCTAATTTACAATTCTTATGAACATGTGCTGAATTACAGGGTTATTTACACAGTTATCTGATATTAGGAGCATTTGCTGAATCTGACGTGGCACACTCGTATAAACCCACcgtacggaaaaaaaaaaggagaagataaGATAAGAATGTGAAAACATTCTTGCATGAGGCCCATTGATTCTTACATTTGGATTTTACTACAACCAGCTTTCAATGACGGTCTTACTGTTCAAATCAGTGGTGCAGTTCACAGTGCAAAAGTTCACGATGTACAGATATCACGACTCAATCGAAGATTGTGTAGATGCAgttctgtgacatt containing:
- the LOC115821851 gene encoding HLA class I histocompatibility antigen, alpha chain G-like, producing the protein MVQVLSRKDQALCMATGYFPKGAILSWVREDNQELVPEHRLLREEEVPNGDGTFQIRLTLLLSPSEGHSYYFCRIQHSSMDEPKIKRLSLEASRIVGLKIGLPIGLSVALIIAMAIVLRRKCQTRQFSRPDMPPDSTEQSQGQLLSTRL